The DNA sequence TTCCGCTCAGTTGTCCCATAATAGGGCGATGAGGGGGAAAGTAAGTCTGTGCTCGTCGACAGAGAGGGGATGCAGTAGCTGAGAGCGTTCCTCGAAAGTAGCCGGACCGAAGAGAGCTCCCGAGCCAGTTCCGAAGAAAGGTTAAGACCAAGTAGGAACTCGGGTGGCCTCCGACAAAGGGCCGGCAAGAGGGCAGGACCAAAGAGGTCCTAGCCAAAAAGGGTGGTACCGCGGGCAATTAAAGGCTCGTCCCTTAAGTGGGACGGGCCTTTTTATTTTATGAACATAATTCAAAGAAGGAGGAATTGTGATGTATAAGGGAAAGGTAGTTTTAGCTTACAGTGGAGGGCTCGATACTTCCGTTGCCATAAAGTGGCTCATGGATCAGGGGTATGATGTCGTGACGTTCACTGCCGATGTGGGTCAGACCGTGGATTTGGAGGCCTGCAAGGAAAGGGCGCTCCTCATAGGGGCCTGCAATGCTTACGTCATGGATCTGAAGGAAGAATTTGTACATGACTTCGTTTGGCCTGCACTGAAGGCAAATGCCATGTATCAGGGAACGTATCCCTTGACGTCAGCGCTTTCGAGGCCTCTGATATCCAAGTATTTGGCAAAAATCGCTGAAATCGAGGGAGCTGTTGCAGTTGCTCACGGATGTACCGGCAAAGGCCAAGACCAGGTTCGCATAGAAGTTTGCACCAGGGCATTAAAGCCGGATTTGAAGGTTTTGGCACCGGTAAGGGATTGGCACTTCTCCCGGGATGACGAGATAGATTACGCCAAAGAGCACGGGATCCCCATTCCGGTCACGAAGAAAAGCCCCTACAGCATCGACGATAATCTGTGGGGCAGGGCCATCGAATGCGGTCCTCTTGAGGATCCCTGGACAGAACCACCGTCCGATGCCTTTACGCTTACCGTTGATCCCTGGAAGGCGCCTGAGGACGTAAAATATATCGAGATAACCTTCAAGGAAGGGTTGCCCGTTGCTCTGGACGGCGAGGAGATGGACGGCGTCACCTTGATCGCCAAGTTAAACGACATCGCCGGCAAATATGGTGTCGGGCGAATAGACATGATCGAAGACAGGCTTGTCGGATTTAAGAGCAGGGAAGTATACGAATGCCCGGCGCCGGTCGTGTTGCTTCAGGCTAAAAAGGCATTGGAGAAGATGACGTTGGCCAAGGATTTACTAGCCGTCAAAGCAGACCTTGAACTGAAATATGCAGAGCTTGCCTACGTGGGCTACTGGTTTTCGCCCCTGAGGGAAGCGTTAGATGCCTTCTTCAACGATGCCCAAAAGGTGGTAAACGGCGTCGTGAGGGTGAGGTTGTATAAAGGTCAAAGCGTAGTAGTAGGCCTTAAGTCCCCCAATTCCCTTTATGTAAACGACCTTGCTACGTACTCTGCCGGAGATTCCTTCGACCATTCTTCGGCGGTCGGCTTCATAAATATTTGGGGGCTTCCCATAGTCACATGGAAGCAGGTGCACGGATCCAAGAAAGGCGAATGTACATGCGGTGCTAACGTTGACAAGGAGGCCGTAGGTTCGAGCCAGAAAGGTTAAAGATAAAAGCGGGGTGGCGTCTAAGTATTTTCTGACGTCACCCCGCTTTTATCTGCCATTTGCGAGGTCTTTAAGCTCCTGAAGCTGATCTTGCGTGATATCAGGCGTCATGTACCCGCAGTAAGCGGTGTTATTTTGATACAAAGGTTCTGTCCTGAACTGGGGAAAGCTTTTGGCGCATTCATCAAACATTGGCGTTCCCGGAATTGGGGAGTACTCAGCCAGCTTGGCGGTTGCGCCCAAGGATTTTACAAATAAAATAGCCTCTTTTACGCTTTCATAGCTTTGACCTGGCAGCCCAACCAGTATATACGTCTCGATGTCGTTTAAGGAGTAACCCGCCTTCAGCAAGTTTTTTACGGCCTGGACATACTGCAGGTTGCAGACCTTGTCGGAGCTTGCCCTTTGAACGGCCGGGTCTGTGCCTTCGAAGCTCAACCGTATCGTCTTAAAACCCACCTTGAAAAGATAGCGGGCGCAAAGTTCGTCGATTTCCCTCACGTGAAGGCCGTTAGGGGTATGAAAGCGTAAATCGCTAAACCCGTCTTTTAACCTCTCGCACAAGGGATAAAAATGCCTTTCTTTGTCCATCAAAAGAGCATCATCGTAGAAGGCCATATCTTTGACGGTCGGGATGCTGGCCTGAAAGGATATCTCGGCGATTACCTCTTCTGTCGGACGCCTGCTGTATTGTGGCCATAGCTTCCCGGAAGCGCAGTACCTGCAGTGCAAAGGACAGCCTATCGATGTGACCGTGACGCCATATTCCGGATTGTCGTAGAGGTCCAGGGCGGGCCGACGCAAGGGCAGGTTAAGCTGACAGGTTTGAACACCGTCGACGCCCAGGGTCTGGGCGTGATCGGGGCAAAGTTGAGCATATATGCCTCCAAGTAGCAATGGGATATCGGGAAAATGCCTTTTTATTATGTCGATACACCATTTTACTCCCAGGTACCAGTACGTCATGCCCGAGGTGACTAAAATTACGTCGGGCCTTTTTACTTGGGAAAGCCTCTCCTCGAAAGCTTCCTTCGTCATGCCAAAATGATAAAACCTGCGCGGGATGTCCCGGTAAGCATCGGGCTTTTCGACCCTTGCCCTTTGGGTCTTATGGCGTCCGAAGGTTTTAGGCTTGCTGCGTCCCTCGTATATGCAATCTATGAGGCTGACATCGTTTCCCAAGTCCCTCAAGTAATCCAGTATATAAAGTAGACCTAAGGGCTTTGCCCAGAGATCGAAGAAGGCGAAGTCGAAGACCGGCGGGTTAATCCCGAGAATATTTTTGTGGCTCAAGCTTTTCAAAAACGATGAGTAATCGCCCATGTTTAAAGTATATCAAATTATGTTGATATGTAGGTCGGAGTATGCCCAAAAGCAGGAAGTTCGACAAACGCACGTCAAAGCATTTTTTTGGCCCGCGAAAGGTTGCCCAAATGCTGGTAGCAGCTAAAATAAAAAACTGTGTCTGCGTTATCTTCATTTAGTCGTTCGGAGGTGTTGGTCTTGTTGATGCAACTTGTAAGAGCTGCAAATGGCATCCTGTGGGGTAACCTGATGATCTGGTTGTTGCTTGGGACTGGGATCTTTTACACCGTTCGCCTTGGCTTCCCGCAATTTCGGCGTTTCGGACATATGTTTAAGATCCTGCTGGGAAGCAGGAAGGCCGAGGAAAAGGGAATTTCGTCGTTTCAGGCCCTGTGTACCGGCTTGGCTGCACAGGTGGGAACGGGAAACATAGCAGGTGTAGCTACAGCACTTGTTTCTGGTGGCCCGGGTGCTGTCTTTTGGATGTGGATGACAGCGCTGGTCGGCATGGCGACTATTTCGGCCGAGGCCGTTTTGGCCCAGCTTTTTAGGGTAAAAAACGAGGACGGGACTTATCGCGGTGGGCCTGCTTACTATCTTGAAAGAGGGCTTGGCCAGAGGTGGATGGGCATCCTTTTTGCGATAAGCATCATACTGGCCATGCCATTGGTGTTCAACGCAGTTCAGTGCAACTCGATAGTTGCAGGCATCAGAGGGGCGTTTTTTAGGGACTCTTCGGCCAAAAATATAGAGCTTTATCTTGGCATAGGCGTTGCAGCCGTTACGGCCGTAGTCATCTTCGGAGGACTTAGAAGAATTGCCCGCGTGGCTGAGGTAGTCGTGCCTTTTATGGCTATCATGTACATAAGCATCGCTCTTGTGACTTTGATTTTAAACATTCATCACGTTCCGGATATCATCACCTTGATCTTTAAGAGTGCCTTTGGCGTCAGACAAGTCGCGGGCGGCATAATGGGTCACACGGTGTCTGAGGCATTGAGATATGGAGTGGCAAGGGGGCTTTTTTCCAATGAGGCCGGCATGGGGTCTACGCCGAACGCCCATGCCACAGCCGAAGTAAAACACCCTGTTCGGCAGGGGTTTACGGCCATGTTCGCAGTGTTCGTGGATACCATAGTGATTTGCTCTGCTACGGCGCTTTTCATATTGCTATCAAACCAGCTTGGCAGCGGCCTGACAGGAGTGGAACTGACTCAAGCTTCGCTAATTGATATCGTTGGCTCCTGGGGGGCCTATTTTTTGAGCATAGCTTTGACGTTTTTTGCATGGACATCGATATTGGGCAACTATTACTACGGAGAAAGCAACCTAATGTATCTCTTCCCCGGTTCGGAAGGAAGGGTAATGCTTTATATCTACAGAATTGGCGTGCTTGGGATGGTTATATTTGGAGCCGTAAGTTCGGTACCTTTCGTGTGGGAACTTGCGGACTTCTTCAACGGATTGATGGCCCTGCTCAACTTAGTGGGCATCCTTTGTCTGTCCGGCCTGGTTGTAAAGATGTTTAAAGATTATGAACGCCAGCTCGAGGCAAACCCCAAGGTAGAGCCGGTATACATCAGAAAAGATTGAGATTGCATTTGAGCGCTACGGAGCTGGCCGCGACAGTCACGATGTTTGCGTGACTTAAAGGCCAGCTTTGATATGTGCTGTGTCGGCACGCCGAGGATTAGGCCAAACTGCAGGAAGATACTATTTGAGGGCCGCTGCTTGTGCCTATCCTGGACGCCCCAGCCTCTATGAATGCATAAGCGGTCTTAAAATCACGGATGCCTCCCGCGGCCTTCACTCCCATATGGGCAGGTACGCTTCTTCGAAGCAGCATTACATCTTCAATTGTAGCCCCGCCACTTCCAAAACCCGTCGACGTCTTGACGAAATCGGCACCCGCCTCGGCTGAGAGACGGCAGGCTAATACTTTTTCCTCATTCGTTAGATAACAGCATTCTAATATCACCTTGACGATCGCAGCGCTGCCAGCTTTAACCACAGCTGATATGTCCTTTAAAACAAGCGCGCAATTGTCGTCCTTTAGTGCCCCGATGTTAATTACCATGTCGATCTCGTTTGCCCCGTCTCTTATGACGTGTTCAGTTTCGAGTGCCTTAATTTCGGAAAGGGTCGCCCCAAAGGGAAAACCGATTACCGAAGCGACATTTACGCCCCTTCCCTCAAGAAGCTCCGCGGCCTGTCTTACTCTGCAGGGATTTACGCATACAGCCGCAAAACCATATTGCAACGCCTCTTTGCATAAATGTTCTATGTCAAGGCTTGAGGCCTTCGGATTTAAATTTGTGTGGTCGATATATCTTGCTATTTCCTCGCGGGTCATATCAGCGCCTCCTTGGTCATATCGGCATATTTATTTCACAATAGCATTGCAAGAAGGGCATGTCGAGATGAGAACCTTTCCGTTGAATAACTTTTACATTAGCTTTTACTATCATATAACAGAAGGTATTATGAATTGCTTCTTAAAAGATGAAGCTCTAAAATAATATGTAAAGTGTACATTGCTGTCATTGCGGGACAGCATCACAAAAAGCGTCGTTAAGGGGGAGAAAAATGATCGAAAAGAGCTTAATCTCATCGCTTACTCAAGCGGATCCCCAAGTTTTCGGGATGATGGAAGGAGAGTTGGCCAGACAGCGCGACGGTTTGGAACTCATAGCCTCGGAAAACTTCGTTTCGCTAGCGGTCCTTCAAGCCCAAGGTTCGGTACTTACCAATAAATACGCAGAAGGATATCCTCACAAGAAATACTATGGCGGATGCGAATATGTCGAAAACATCGAAGAGCTGGCCATAAAGCGGGCGTGCGAGCTTTTTGGGGCAGAGCATGCAAACGTTCAGCCTCACTCAGGCACCCAGGCCAACATGGCCGTTTATTTTTCCGTGATGGAGCCGGGAGATACGCTTCTTGCAATGAATCTTGACCAGGGTGGTCATCTTTCGCACGGACATCCCCTGAACTTCACGGGCAGGTGGTATAAGGTCGTACCTTACGGAGTCAAACCGGATACCGAGACGATCGACTACGATGCCGTTGAGGCCTTGGCCAAAGAGCATAAGCCCAAGGTAATAGTGGCAGGTGCGAGCGCCTACCCGCGTTTCATAGACTTTAAGCGTTTCAGCGACATAGCCCAAGAAGTGGGAGCCATCTTGATGGTCGATATGGCCCACATTGCAGGGTTAGTTGCAGGGGGAGCACATCCAAGCCCGGTTCCATACGCAGACTTCGTGACGACCACGACGCATAAGACCTTGCGCGGGCCTAGAGGTGCCTTGATCCTGTGCAAGGAAAAATACGGCGCACAGCTTGATCGGACGGTCTTCCCCGGTATCCAGGGAGGCCCTTTCATGCACGTGATAGCGGCCAAGGCGGTATGTTTCCACCTTGCCATGCAACCTGAATTCAAGGAGTATGCCAAGCAGGTTGTCGCCAATGCAAAGGCTTTGGCTAAGGGTCTTAGCGACAGGGGATTTAGGCTCGTGTCAGGAGGCACGGATAACCACATGATGCTGGTAGACCTTAGGAGCAAGAAGATCACGGGTAAGGAAGCCGAAAAGGTCCTAGAGAGCGTCGGGATTACCGTAAACAAGAACATGATACCCTTCGACCCAGAAAAGCCCATGGTGACAAGCGGCGTTCGCATAGGAACGCCCGCCCTGACCACACGGGGAATGAAGGAAAAGGAGATGGACCTTGTCGCTGACCTGATAGACAGGACGTTGTCTCATCCCGACAGCGAAAGCGAAAAAGAAAAAGTGCGCCGTGAGGTCAAGGAGCTTGCTCACCGCTTTCCCCTTTATCCGGAACTGAGCAACCCTTGGTGTTAAAGTAATTAAACCAGCAAAAGCCCTGTGTCTTAAAGCACAGGGCTTTTGATTTATCGCGCGTTAAATTTAGGAGAAGGCCTCAATTGGTGCCGTTGGCAGGTCGCCCAAATCTTTTCTGGCCTTGAGCACTTTTTCTGAGGATTTGTCCCGATATTCGCGGATCTTATCCTCAAACGACCGGTCGTACAGACAAAGCATCTCTATGGCAAGCAAGGCGGCGTTAATCGCTCCGCCTATGCCCACCGCCGCAACGGGAACTCCAGGAGGCATCTGAGCGATGGACAACAGGGCATCCACGCCCTTCAATGGCCCTGCCTCCAATGGAAGCCCTATGACCGGGAGAGTAGTATGGGCAGCCAAAACCCCCGGTAAAGCGGCAGACAAACCGGCAGCAGCGATGATAACCTTGATGCCGCGGTCCCTTGCGTTCTTTGCGTAATTTGCAGCGTCATCGGGGGTTCGATGTGCAGAAGCCACGGTGACCTCAAAGGGAACGTCTAATTCATTAAAGATGTCAAAGGCCCCCCTTAGTTTATCCAGGTCGGAGTTTGATCCCATCACGATGCCGACTAGCGGTCTATCCATGTTCATTCCTCCCAATGTTTATTGTTTTAACGTTACTTCAAGGCCAGATTTTGTTAAGTGGCTTTTTAAGATTTTTTGGAAGGCCCAGGAAGCGTAACTTGGCTCCTCATATCTATGGGTCAACATCAAAAAATTAAAGCTCAGTTCATGAACGCCTGCAAGGGGAAGTTCTATCAGATCGCCTCGATTTAATTCCTCCTCGACAGCCAACCTGCTCGTGAGCGCCAGGCCCATACGATGCCTCACCGCTTCTTTGAGCAGGTCAATGTTACCGACGTCAATAATGGTTTCTATGTTGATATGATGTCTTTTGAGGAAGGCGACGGCTATCTCGTTGATGCTGGACGGAGTGGCGGCAAATACAAAGGGCGTTCCCCCAAGCTCCGCAGGCTCTATCCTATCTTTTGCCCTCCACGAATGTTCTGGCCAGGCTATTAGTGCCATGCGGTCCTCGTATATCTTGGAGATCTTAAGAAGCGGAGAGAGCATCGACGTGCCGTCAGGGACAAAGCCGATGTCGGCGGCCTTTGTCTCGATAAAGTGTTTTATCTCGTTTGCATCGAGAGTTTGGAGCATCAGGTCGATCTTGGGGTATTTATTATGGAACTCCATAAGCGGCTTCATGAGCAGATACTGGGCCAAGTGATGGGTGCTTGCCAGTTTGAGGCTTCCCACCTCTAAGCTTTTCGTGGCCTTAAGCTTATCTATTATGGAGTCAGCCTTTTCCATGATCTCCTTGGCTATCTGGTAAAACACCTTTCCATCGGCGGTTATATAAAGCCTTCTTCCTCTCTTTTGGAAGAACTTCACCTCAAATTCCTCCTCAAGCGCCTTTATCTGCTGGCTCACGGCGGATTGGGTTATAAAAAGCTTAGAGGCGGCACTCGTTATGGACATCTCGTCACAGACGGCGAGGAATGTTCGAAGTTGCTGCAGGGTCATGTAACCATACCTCCATCGGTTCAATTTATAAGCTATGCCTAAAGTATATCAGAAATAAATATTAATTGTTACTTAAACAAATTAAGATATAATAAAAATCAATAAACGATCATCGTAGTGGTGAGGATGCCGTGCTGATGCGAGAAACGTTTTGGGATGTCGTGCAACAACTTTCGCCTGGAGCAGTCGTTGAGCTGTGTTCGAAGCTTGTAAGCATCCCTAGCATTTCGGGCAGGGAGGAAAAAATCGCTTACTACTTATTCAATCTGCTTGAGACCCTCGGTTACGACGAAGTGGCCATGGACGAGATGGGAAACGTCATAGCAAGGCAGATATTTGGCGGAAGCGGAAAGCGATTGCTTTTTGAGGCCCAGATGGATCACGTAGATGCGAGAGATTTCATCGAATGGTCCTTTTACCCCTATGGGGGCATCGTAAGCGATGGGAACATCTATGGCAGGGGCACGGTCGATGCAAAGGGAAGCTTAGCCGCGATGATAATCGCCGGAAGTGAACTTAAAAAGTGCTCCGATCTGCTTTGCGGGGAACTGGCCATAGCATGTGTCGTAAACCAGGAGGTGGCCGAAGGGGTTGCTTCCTCAAAGGTATATGAGTTCTTCAAGCCCGACGGCGTTGTCATCGGAGAGGCCTCGAACTTAAACATAAAGAGGGGCCAGCGCGGAAGGGCCGAGGTCGTCATTGAAGTTCACGGTAAAATTGCCCACACTTCTTTTCCCCTTTCGGGAATAAATGCCGCCGACAAGATGGTATTTCTCCTTTCCTTCATAAAACAGCACTTCTTACCGCCTCGCCATTACCTTTTGGGAGACGGAATATTGGTTTTGACGGACCTTGAGACATCGCCCTCTTTGGGGACGAGCATCCTGCCCGACAGATGCGTGGCCACCTTTGACAGGAGGCTTTTGGTCGGCGAATCCGAAGGTCAGGTCGTTGAAGAGATAGCGCGCTTGATTGCCCTTGCCAGGGACATAGACCCTGAACTGCAGGGAGACGTGAGATTGGCCGAAGACTATGTGTCCTGTTTCACGGGGAAACGTCTTAAGGTCAAACACTTCGCTCCCGGCTGGTTTTTCGAGGAAGGGGAAGAGCTTGTCGAAAAGGCTTTATCGGGCTTGCGGGCGATCGGAATGGAACCATCTTTATCCGAGTCGGGCTTTGGGACCAACGGCTGTTATTACGGCGGGATCAAAAATATCCCGACCATAAGCTTTGGGCCCTCCAAGGAGGACTTGGCACATACGAAAGATGAGCATGTAAACATAGATCAGCTCATAAAGGCGACGCAGGGATATATGGCCATAGCCGCCTCTTTTTTGGCATAAACGCAA is a window from the Acetomicrobium flavidum genome containing:
- a CDS encoding argininosuccinate synthase; the encoded protein is MYKGKVVLAYSGGLDTSVAIKWLMDQGYDVVTFTADVGQTVDLEACKERALLIGACNAYVMDLKEEFVHDFVWPALKANAMYQGTYPLTSALSRPLISKYLAKIAEIEGAVAVAHGCTGKGQDQVRIEVCTRALKPDLKVLAPVRDWHFSRDDEIDYAKEHGIPIPVTKKSPYSIDDNLWGRAIECGPLEDPWTEPPSDAFTLTVDPWKAPEDVKYIEITFKEGLPVALDGEEMDGVTLIAKLNDIAGKYGVGRIDMIEDRLVGFKSREVYECPAPVVLLQAKKALEKMTLAKDLLAVKADLELKYAELAYVGYWFSPLREALDAFFNDAQKVVNGVVRVRLYKGQSVVVGLKSPNSLYVNDLATYSAGDSFDHSSAVGFINIWGLPIVTWKQVHGSKKGECTCGANVDKEAVGSSQKG
- a CDS encoding B12-binding domain-containing radical SAM protein, translated to MKSLSHKNILGINPPVFDFAFFDLWAKPLGLLYILDYLRDLGNDVSLIDCIYEGRSKPKTFGRHKTQRARVEKPDAYRDIPRRFYHFGMTKEAFEERLSQVKRPDVILVTSGMTYWYLGVKWCIDIIKRHFPDIPLLLGGIYAQLCPDHAQTLGVDGVQTCQLNLPLRRPALDLYDNPEYGVTVTSIGCPLHCRYCASGKLWPQYSRRPTEEVIAEISFQASIPTVKDMAFYDDALLMDKERHFYPLCERLKDGFSDLRFHTPNGLHVREIDELCARYLFKVGFKTIRLSFEGTDPAVQRASSDKVCNLQYVQAVKNLLKAGYSLNDIETYILVGLPGQSYESVKEAILFVKSLGATAKLAEYSPIPGTPMFDECAKSFPQFRTEPLYQNNTAYCGYMTPDITQDQLQELKDLANGR
- a CDS encoding alanine/glycine:cation symporter family protein, which produces MQLVRAANGILWGNLMIWLLLGTGIFYTVRLGFPQFRRFGHMFKILLGSRKAEEKGISSFQALCTGLAAQVGTGNIAGVATALVSGGPGAVFWMWMTALVGMATISAEAVLAQLFRVKNEDGTYRGGPAYYLERGLGQRWMGILFAISIILAMPLVFNAVQCNSIVAGIRGAFFRDSSAKNIELYLGIGVAAVTAVVIFGGLRRIARVAEVVVPFMAIMYISIALVTLILNIHHVPDIITLIFKSAFGVRQVAGGIMGHTVSEALRYGVARGLFSNEAGMGSTPNAHATAEVKHPVRQGFTAMFAVFVDTIVICSATALFILLSNQLGSGLTGVELTQASLIDIVGSWGAYFLSIALTFFAWTSILGNYYYGESNLMYLFPGSEGRVMLYIYRIGVLGMVIFGAVSSVPFVWELADFFNGLMALLNLVGILCLSGLVVKMFKDYERQLEANPKVEPVYIRKD
- the deoC gene encoding deoxyribose-phosphate aldolase; its protein translation is MTREEIARYIDHTNLNPKASSLDIEHLCKEALQYGFAAVCVNPCRVRQAAELLEGRGVNVASVIGFPFGATLSEIKALETEHVIRDGANEIDMVINIGALKDDNCALVLKDISAVVKAGSAAIVKVILECCYLTNEEKVLACRLSAEAGADFVKTSTGFGSGGATIEDVMLLRRSVPAHMGVKAAGGIRDFKTAYAFIEAGASRIGTSSGPQIVSSCSLA
- a CDS encoding serine hydroxymethyltransferase, whose translation is MIEKSLISSLTQADPQVFGMMEGELARQRDGLELIASENFVSLAVLQAQGSVLTNKYAEGYPHKKYYGGCEYVENIEELAIKRACELFGAEHANVQPHSGTQANMAVYFSVMEPGDTLLAMNLDQGGHLSHGHPLNFTGRWYKVVPYGVKPDTETIDYDAVEALAKEHKPKVIVAGASAYPRFIDFKRFSDIAQEVGAILMVDMAHIAGLVAGGAHPSPVPYADFVTTTTHKTLRGPRGALILCKEKYGAQLDRTVFPGIQGGPFMHVIAAKAVCFHLAMQPEFKEYAKQVVANAKALAKGLSDRGFRLVSGGTDNHMMLVDLRSKKITGKEAEKVLESVGITVNKNMIPFDPEKPMVTSGVRIGTPALTTRGMKEKEMDLVADLIDRTLSHPDSESEKEKVRREVKELAHRFPLYPELSNPWC
- the purE gene encoding 5-(carboxyamino)imidazole ribonucleotide mutase, with translation MDRPLVGIVMGSNSDLDKLRGAFDIFNELDVPFEVTVASAHRTPDDAANYAKNARDRGIKVIIAAAGLSAALPGVLAAHTTLPVIGLPLEAGPLKGVDALLSIAQMPPGVPVAAVGIGGAINAALLAIEMLCLYDRSFEDKIREYRDKSSEKVLKARKDLGDLPTAPIEAFS
- a CDS encoding LysR family transcriptional regulator, which gives rise to MTLQQLRTFLAVCDEMSITSAASKLFITQSAVSQQIKALEEEFEVKFFQKRGRRLYITADGKVFYQIAKEIMEKADSIIDKLKATKSLEVGSLKLASTHHLAQYLLMKPLMEFHNKYPKIDLMLQTLDANEIKHFIETKAADIGFVPDGTSMLSPLLKISKIYEDRMALIAWPEHSWRAKDRIEPAELGGTPFVFAATPSSINEIAVAFLKRHHINIETIIDVGNIDLLKEAVRHRMGLALTSRLAVEEELNRGDLIELPLAGVHELSFNFLMLTHRYEEPSYASWAFQKILKSHLTKSGLEVTLKQ
- a CDS encoding YgeY family selenium metabolism-linked hydrolase, which gives rise to MRETFWDVVQQLSPGAVVELCSKLVSIPSISGREEKIAYYLFNLLETLGYDEVAMDEMGNVIARQIFGGSGKRLLFEAQMDHVDARDFIEWSFYPYGGIVSDGNIYGRGTVDAKGSLAAMIIAGSELKKCSDLLCGELAIACVVNQEVAEGVASSKVYEFFKPDGVVIGEASNLNIKRGQRGRAEVVIEVHGKIAHTSFPLSGINAADKMVFLLSFIKQHFLPPRHYLLGDGILVLTDLETSPSLGTSILPDRCVATFDRRLLVGESEGQVVEEIARLIALARDIDPELQGDVRLAEDYVSCFTGKRLKVKHFAPGWFFEEGEELVEKALSGLRAIGMEPSLSESGFGTNGCYYGGIKNIPTISFGPSKEDLAHTKDEHVNIDQLIKATQGYMAIAASFLA